Proteins from one Sabethes cyaneus chromosome 2, idSabCyanKW18_F2, whole genome shotgun sequence genomic window:
- the LOC128737127 gene encoding aminoacyl tRNA synthase complex-interacting multifunctional protein 1, protein MIYNRCVLVYRAITERILLHRNTTVRMNALERIVSNNAAAETMLQALKEELKAIQDEKASRRVEELRVENAALKQQIENARKKLIELETQNGVKQIPVPGLLSDVTTPVAAVKAEPVQQTVAEVEQQGNENKPPKEKKAKKEKPKVETKPSGGEEEPPVDAGRLDMRVGKIVEVSRHPDADSLYLEKIDCGEAAPRTVISGLVKFVPIEEMQNRMVVVLCNLKPAKMRGILSEAMVMCASSPDKVEILAPPEGSVPGDLVHVEGFPRAPDAVMNPKKKIFETVAPDLHTNELLVACYKTGSFHVPGKGVVKAQTLKNVNVK, encoded by the coding sequence ATGATCTATAACCGCTGCGTGCTGGTATATCGGGCAATTACTGAACGGATTCTTCTACACCGTAATACCACCGTAAGGATGAATGCACTGGAGCGTATCGTTTCCAATAATGCAGCTGCTGAGACGATGCTGCAAGCCCTGAAGGAAGAACTCAAAGCAATACAGGACGAAAAAGCCAGCCGTCGCGTTGAAGAGCTGAGAGTTGAAAATGCTGCACTTAAGCAACAAATTGAAAATGCTCGCAAGAAGCTTATAGAATTGGAAACGCAAAACGGAGTTAAGCAAATTCCGGTTCCTGGACTTCTGAGCGATGTTACCACTCCGGTGGCGGCTGTAAAGGCTGAACCTGTACAGCAAACAGTTGCAGAAGTCGAACAGCAAGGAAACGAAAACAAACCACCCAAGGAAAAGAAGGCTAAAAAGGAAAAACCTAAAGTGGAAACCAAACCATCGGGTGGTGAAGAAGAACCACCCGTCGACGCCGGGCGCCTTGATATGCGCGTTGGAAAGATTGTTGAAGTATCACGTCACCCAGATGCCGACAGTTTGTATCTGGAAAAAATAGACTGCGGCGAAGCTGCACCCCGTACCGTTATATCCGGATTGGTGAAATTTGTTCCTATCGAGGAAATGCAGAATAGGATGGTGGTTGTACTTTGCAATCTGAAACCAGCTAAAATGCGAGGTATTCTGTCCGAAGCAATGGTTATGTGCGCTTCGTCACCAGACAAGGTGGAAATTCTTGCTCCACCGGAAGGCTCTGTGCCAGGAGATTTGGTGCATGTAGAGGGATTTCCGCGCGCACCGGATGCTGTTATGAAtccgaaaaagaaaattttcgaaaccgTCGCGCCAGATTTACATACGAATGAGCTCTTAGTGGCGTGCTACAAGACGGGCTCTTTTCATGTCCCAGGAAAGGGTGTAGTTAAGGCTCAAAcattgaaaaatgttaatgtgaagtaa